One part of the Arabidopsis thaliana chromosome 1 sequence genome encodes these proteins:
- a CDS encoding F-box/associated interaction domain protein (F-box family protein; CONTAINS InterPro DOMAIN/s: F-box domain, cyclin-like (InterPro:IPR001810), F-box domain, Skp2-like (InterPro:IPR022364); BEST Arabidopsis thaliana protein match is: F-box family protein (TAIR:AT1G20795.1); Has 109 Blast hits to 52 proteins in 4 species: Archae - 0; Bacteria - 0; Metazoa - 0; Fungi - 0; Plants - 109; Viruses - 0; Other Eukaryotes - 0 (source: NCBI BLink).), protein MENLPLHVFEKILLKLDPKSLAMMKCTRRSINSHISEDPYFKSNYLSLVGFGLLHNSYYGSKSLFCNPFGDSMPFRYTYSLDIKTRFLCSCSGLLLLFMDYLCVANPLTKSPSVPLADKKPVYFDGCIHWLRKDGSILAFNPETEQARLIPIKFPLELSAVANKFLFEATEKELALISATEESINVYSLEDILIDPKWVLVKEIQNGVLHKKTMRCWNVAAYNGKCLVLWQMNKVACDGDVFGYDLRANKWEVIGWIPEWCDGYQVFYLFKPSFSSAIELKQKVDVETMNMVHGDDCKYISTLRKLMSLIEEISPYAKRLFKKKGKRLMTEEETKLKMTVDEPSSSKCLDVMRFSKKRRFLGMEKINKRKRTVRSAGRSGVVEGFLLYVVTAQYCRNTGEKLPISMVFYGSVFDNMHLLP, encoded by the exons ATGGAGAACTTACCTCTGCATGTCTTCGaaaagattttattaaaattggATCCCAAATCCCTAGCTATGATGAAATGCACGAGAAGATCTATCAACTCGCATATATCTGAAGATCCGTATTTCAAATCCAATTACTTGTCTCTGGTCGGATTCGGTTTGCTACACAACTCCTACTATGGATCCAAATCTCTCTTCTGCAACCCTTTCGGCGATTCTATGCCATTCAGATACACATATTCCTTAGATATCAAGACTAGGTTTCTCTGCTCTTGCTCTGGCCTTCTCTTACTCTTCATGGATTATCTCTGCGTCGCGAATCCGCTCACTAAGAG CCCAAGTGTTCCCCTGGCTGATAAGAAACCGGTTTACTTTGACGGATGTATTCACTGGTTGAGAAAGGACGGGAGCATTTTAGCATTTAATCCAGAAACAGAGCAAGCACGGCTGATTCCAATCAAGTTTCCCCTAGAACTAAGCGCGGTGGCGAACAAGTTCTTGTTCGAGGCCACAGAGAAGGAACTAGCATTGATATCAGCGACGGAGGAATCGATTAACGTTTATTCCCTCGAGGATATTCTTATCGATCCTAAGTGGGTCTTAGTGAAGGAAATCCAGAACGGAGTGTTGCACAAAAAGACAATGAGGTGCTGGAACGTTGCGGCATACAACGGTAAGTGTTTGGTGTTGTGGCAAATGAACAAGGTAGCTTGCGACGGAGATGTTTTTGGGTACGACTTGAGAGCTAACAAGTGGGAAGTCATAGGTTGGATTCCAGAGTGGTGCGATGGTTATCAAGTCTTTTACCTCTTTAAACCGTCTTTCTCCTCTGCGATAGAACTGAAACAAAAGGTCGACGTTGAGACGATGAATATGGTGCATGGTGATGATTGTAAATATATCTCCACTCTAAGGAAACTTATGAGCCTGATTGAGGAAATCTCACCTTATGCTAAGAGACTGttcaagaaaaaaggaaaaagattgatgactgaagaagaaacgaaaCTGAAGATGACCGTGGATGAGCCTAGTTCTTCCAAGTGCCTAGACGTGATGCGTTTTAGCAAGAAGAGAAGGTTCTTAGGCATggagaaaatcaacaaaagaaaaagaaccgTTAGGTCTGCGGGTAGATCTGGTGTAGTAGAGGGCTTTCTGCTCTACGTCGTTACGGCTCAGTATTGTCGGAACACTGGTGAAAAGCTTCCAATCTCTATGGTTTTCTATGGTTCGGTCTTTGATAACATgcatcttcttccttga
- a CDS encoding F-box/associated interaction domain protein has protein sequence MDGLPFHILEEILFKLDPKSLAMMQCTDRSINSHISDDPYFKTVCKKDCNDDGVIHGYDFKATKWGVMGWIPRWYDGKRDLCQSKPSLTASSSMELDEKEDVDMMTMVNDDDDDDKRVSSLSKVMRLISGISPYAQSLFKKKGKILGKRLMIEEETESNMMMDEPNSSKFLDVERINKRRRVK, from the coding sequence ATGGATGGATTACCTTTTCATATCCTTGAAGAGATTCTCTTCAAATTAGATCCAAAATCTCTGGCAATGATGCAATGCACGGATCGATCTATCAACTCGCATATATCCGACGATCCTTATTTCAAAACTGTATGTAAGAAGGACTGTAACGACGACGGAGTGATTCATGGATACGACTTTAAAGCTACCAAGTGGGGAGTCATGGGTTGGATTCCACGGTGGTACGATGGTAAACGAGACCTTTGTCAGTCCAAACCGTCTTTGACGGCATCCTCTTCGATGGAACTAGATGAGAAGGAGGACGTCGACATGATGACGATggttaatgatgatgatgatgatgataaacgTGTCTCCTCTCTAAGCAAAGTTATGAGACTGATTAGTGGAATCTCACCATATGCTCAGAGCTTGTTcaagaaaaagggaaagatACTTGGAAAAAGATTgatgattgaagaagaaacggaATCGAATATGATGATGGATGAGCCTAATTCTTCCAAGTTCCTAGACGTGGAgagaatcaacaaaagaagacgAGTCAAGTAG
- a CDS encoding FKBP-like peptidyl-prolyl cis-trans isomerase family protein produces MASISSLHRWASNQHSRLPRITSISEADQSRPINQVVAFSVPISRRDASIILLSSIPLTSFFVLTPSSSEARERRSRKVIPLEEYSTGPEGLKFYDIEEGKGPVATEGSTAQVHFDCRYRSITAISTRESKLLAGNRSIAQPYEFKVGSTPGKERKREFVDNPNGLFSAQAAPKPPPAMYFITEGMKVGGKRTVIVPPEAGYGQKGMNEIPVRTYYKLYMRKAPFFAEN; encoded by the exons atggCTTCCATTAGTAGCTTACACAGATGGGCATCTAATCAACACTCTCGTCTTCCTCGAATCACTTCTATTTCTGAGGCTGACCAATCTCGACCCATTAACCAAGTCGTCGCCTTTTCGGTTCCTATATCCAGAAGAGACGCGAGTATTATTCTTCTCAGCTCGATTCCATTGACAAGCTTCTTCGTTCTAACACCGAGCTCTTCCGAAGCTAGAGAGAGACGTAGCAGAAAAGTTATCCCTCTCGAGGAATATTCCACTGGCC CTGAAGGGTTGAAATTCTATGACATTGAGGAAGGCAAAGGTCCAGTAGCAACAGAGGGATCAACTGCTCAG GTGCATTTTGATTGCCGTTACAGAAGCATCACTGCAATTTCTACCCGAGAATCCAAGCTTTTAGCTGGAAACCGTAGTATTGCTCAG CCTTACGAGTTCAAGGTGGGATCTACGCCAGGAAAGGAAAGGAAGCGTGAATTCGTTGATAATCCAAATGGGTTATTCTCTGCACAGGCTGCACCAAAACCTCCTCCAGCAATGTATTTCATTACCGAAGGAATGAAAGTCGGAGGCAAG AGAACGGTGATTGTTCCTCCTGAAGCTGGTTATGGTCAGAAAGGAATGAATGAGATACCGGTGAGAACCTACTACAAATTGTATATGAGGAAAGCTCCGTTTTTTGCTGAAAACTAA
- a CDS encoding FKBP-like peptidyl-prolyl cis-trans isomerase family protein (FKBP-like peptidyl-prolyl cis-trans isomerase family protein; FUNCTIONS IN: FK506 binding, peptidyl-prolyl cis-trans isomerase activity; INVOLVED IN: protein folding; LOCATED IN: thylakoid lumen, chloroplast thylakoid lumen, chloroplast; EXPRESSED IN: 21 plant structures; EXPRESSED DURING: 13 growth stages; CONTAINS InterPro DOMAIN/s: Peptidyl-prolyl cis-trans isomerase, FKBP-type (InterPro:IPR001179); BEST Arabidopsis thaliana protein match is: FKBP-like peptidyl-prolyl cis-trans isomerase family protein (TAIR:AT3G10060.1); Has 1763 Blast hits to 1744 proteins in 606 species: Archae - 0; Bacteria - 1027; Metazoa - 95; Fungi - 57; Plants - 263; Viruses - 0; Other Eukaryotes - 321 (source: NCBI BLink).) translates to MASISSLHRWASNQHSRLPRITSISEADQSRPINQVVAFSVPISRRDASIILLSSIPLTSFFVLTPSSSEARERRSRKVIPLEEYSTGPEGLKFYDIEEGKGPVATEGSTAQVHFDCRYRSITAISTRESKLLAGNRSIAQPYEFKVGSTPGKERKREFVDNPNGLFSAQAAPKPPPAMYFITEGMKVGGKRTVIVPPEAGYGQKGMNEIPPGATFELNIELLRVTPPPEEK, encoded by the exons atggCTTCCATTAGTAGCTTACACAGATGGGCATCTAATCAACACTCTCGTCTTCCTCGAATCACTTCTATTTCTGAGGCTGACCAATCTCGACCCATTAACCAAGTCGTCGCCTTTTCGGTTCCTATATCCAGAAGAGACGCGAGTATTATTCTTCTCAGCTCGATTCCATTGACAAGCTTCTTCGTTCTAACACCGAGCTCTTCCGAAGCTAGAGAGAGACGTAGCAGAAAAGTTATCCCTCTCGAGGAATATTCCACTGGCC CTGAAGGGTTGAAATTCTATGACATTGAGGAAGGCAAAGGTCCAGTAGCAACAGAGGGATCAACTGCTCAG GTGCATTTTGATTGCCGTTACAGAAGCATCACTGCAATTTCTACCCGAGAATCCAAGCTTTTAGCTGGAAACCGTAGTATTGCTCAG CCTTACGAGTTCAAGGTGGGATCTACGCCAGGAAAGGAAAGGAAGCGTGAATTCGTTGATAATCCAAATGGGTTATTCTCTGCACAGGCTGCACCAAAACCTCCTCCAGCAATGTATTTCATTACCGAAGGAATGAAAGTCGGAGGCAAG AGAACGGTGATTGTTCCTCCTGAAGCTGGTTATGGTCAGAAAGGAATGAATGAGATACCG CCTGGAGCTACTTTTGAGTTAAACATAGAGCTGCTTCGGGTGACTCCTCCACCAGAAGAGAAGTGA
- a CDS encoding outer envelope pore-like protein (unknown protein; BEST Arabidopsis thaliana protein match is: unknown protein (TAIR:AT1G76405.2); Has 52 Blast hits to 52 proteins in 19 species: Archae - 0; Bacteria - 0; Metazoa - 0; Fungi - 0; Plants - 50; Viruses - 0; Other Eukaryotes - 2 (source: NCBI BLink).) — METSLRYATNSRSLKIHAKEKFPVNSKTRLQLHGELDTGAGVPSYFCAMIRYFFHEASTNLGVGLHYDKREKLRCLVRGKKKFPVITDEVVTFNIKGRCDFDQDLVQRNAKGAAEFDWNIWKFQKDQDLRLRIGYEMFEKVPYMQIRENNWTFNTNLKGKWNVRYDL; from the exons ATGGAGACTTCTCTGAGATATGCTACTAATTCCAGGTCTCTGAAAATTCATGCCAAGGAGAAGTTTCCGGTGAACTCCAAAACTCGCCTGCAG CTTCATGGAGAGCTAGATACAGGAGCTGGAGTGCCAAGTTACTTCTGTGCAATGATAAGATACTTTTTTCATGAG GCTTCAACAAACCTTGGAGTTGGTTTGCATTATGATAAACGCGAAAAGCTTCGGTGTCTTGTACGTGGGAAAAAGAAGTTTCCTGTGATAACTGATGAGGTTGTAACCTTTAATATCAAAGGAAGATGTGATTTTGACCAGGACTTAGTTCAG AGGAACGCAAAAGGAGCTGCTGAATTTGATTGGAACATATGGAAGTTTCAGAAAGATCAGGATTTACGCCTCAGAATTGGCTACGAAATGTTTGAGAAG GTACCTTATATGCAgattagagaaaacaattgGACTTTTAACACGAACTTGAAAGGAAAATGGAATGTGAGGTATGATCTGTAA